One stretch of Argiope bruennichi chromosome 3, qqArgBrue1.1, whole genome shotgun sequence DNA includes these proteins:
- the LOC129962532 gene encoding histidine-rich glycoprotein-like isoform X1: MFHLKKTKKSILKVIALLLALLATFLSEGEAGDLTAEASQQKIYEIIDSHENHKYGDHGGHEYEEGEIAQKQASRKRYGYLPVNAESKVPVYYDDAPKYGLASKENLYRENVAAYAPKVSPAHLADAPHQVIASPISHSHYAIVDPITKNHQYVIFKGPKPHYESPQAFHPKSSYILEEKPHYVVSDHNIVTKPIVPHFHPPLKDYSHHSDRHLLDKSHHTSGHGHYDDNSAHGGSEHKSHKKHEISGHKSHSASGGHRDEHDHHHNRAHYERDRGYHYEKAYAYDRIRADHDIGSSKGAHSDYKSHHDQEGYKNLGSHGAHGKSYFKKHGEHGEYGHQHNSALYKGGHHAGGQGYHDHGLKYLSPHHHAYGK; this comes from the exons atgtttcatttaaaaaaaacaaaaaaaagtatattgaaa gTCATCGCCTTGCTGCTGGCGCTCCTCGCGACGTTTCTGAGCGAAGGTGAAGCGGGTGACTTGACAGCCGAAGCTTCACAGCAGAAAATCTACGAGATCATTGACAGCCATGAAAACCACAAATATGGCGATCATGGAGGGCATGAATACGAAGAAGGCGAAATTGCCCAGAAGCAAGCCAGTCGCAAGAGGTACGGATATTTGCCCGTGAACGCTGAGAGCAAAGTTCCCGTCTACTATGACGATGCGCCCAAGTATGGTCTCGCTTCAAAGGAAAACCTCTATCGCGAGAATGTTGCAGCTTATGCTCCAAAAGTTTCACCTGCTCACTTAGCAGATGCACCTCATCAGGTCATAGCAAGTCCTATCAGCCACTCTCACTATGCTATAGTAGATCCCATCACTAAAAACCACCAATACGTTATATTCAAAGGACCAAAACCTCACTATGAGAGCCCTCAGGCATTCCATCCAAAATCTTCTTACATATTAGAAGAAAAACCACACTATGTAGTTTCTGATCACAACATTGTAACCAAACCCATCGTTCCACATTTCCATCCTCCATTGAAAGACTATTCACATCACAGCGATCGTCATCTTCTCGACAAGAGCCATCACACCTCTGGGCACGGCCACTATGACGACAACAGTGCTCACGGAGGATCGGAGCACAAAAGCCACAAGAAACATGAAATTTCAGGACATAAATCGCATTCCGCATCAGGTGGGCACCGCGATGAACATGATCATCATCATAACAG GGCCCACTACGAGCGTGACCGCGGCTACCACTACGAGAAGGCCTACGCTTACGACAGAATCAGGGCTGATCACGACATCGGTTCCAGCAAGGGCGCACATTCAGACTACAAGTCGCACCACGACCAGGAGGGCTATAAGAATTTGGGAAGCCACGGGGCGCACGGGAAATCCTACTTCAAAAAGCATGGTGAGCATGGCGAGTATGGTCATCAGCATAACAGCGCTCTGTACAAAGGAGGTCACCACGCCGGCGGTCAAGGATACCACGATCATGGGCTCAAGTATCTCTCTCCCCATCATCACGCTTACGGAAAATAA
- the LOC129962532 gene encoding histidine-rich glycoprotein-like isoform X2, producing the protein MKTVIALLLALLATFLSEGEAGDLTAEASQQKIYEIIDSHENHKYGDHGGHEYEEGEIAQKQASRKRYGYLPVNAESKVPVYYDDAPKYGLASKENLYRENVAAYAPKVSPAHLADAPHQVIASPISHSHYAIVDPITKNHQYVIFKGPKPHYESPQAFHPKSSYILEEKPHYVVSDHNIVTKPIVPHFHPPLKDYSHHSDRHLLDKSHHTSGHGHYDDNSAHGGSEHKSHKKHEISGHKSHSASGGHRDEHDHHHNRAHYERDRGYHYEKAYAYDRIRADHDIGSSKGAHSDYKSHHDQEGYKNLGSHGAHGKSYFKKHGEHGEYGHQHNSALYKGGHHAGGQGYHDHGLKYLSPHHHAYGK; encoded by the exons gTCATCGCCTTGCTGCTGGCGCTCCTCGCGACGTTTCTGAGCGAAGGTGAAGCGGGTGACTTGACAGCCGAAGCTTCACAGCAGAAAATCTACGAGATCATTGACAGCCATGAAAACCACAAATATGGCGATCATGGAGGGCATGAATACGAAGAAGGCGAAATTGCCCAGAAGCAAGCCAGTCGCAAGAGGTACGGATATTTGCCCGTGAACGCTGAGAGCAAAGTTCCCGTCTACTATGACGATGCGCCCAAGTATGGTCTCGCTTCAAAGGAAAACCTCTATCGCGAGAATGTTGCAGCTTATGCTCCAAAAGTTTCACCTGCTCACTTAGCAGATGCACCTCATCAGGTCATAGCAAGTCCTATCAGCCACTCTCACTATGCTATAGTAGATCCCATCACTAAAAACCACCAATACGTTATATTCAAAGGACCAAAACCTCACTATGAGAGCCCTCAGGCATTCCATCCAAAATCTTCTTACATATTAGAAGAAAAACCACACTATGTAGTTTCTGATCACAACATTGTAACCAAACCCATCGTTCCACATTTCCATCCTCCATTGAAAGACTATTCACATCACAGCGATCGTCATCTTCTCGACAAGAGCCATCACACCTCTGGGCACGGCCACTATGACGACAACAGTGCTCACGGAGGATCGGAGCACAAAAGCCACAAGAAACATGAAATTTCAGGACATAAATCGCATTCCGCATCAGGTGGGCACCGCGATGAACATGATCATCATCATAACAG GGCCCACTACGAGCGTGACCGCGGCTACCACTACGAGAAGGCCTACGCTTACGACAGAATCAGGGCTGATCACGACATCGGTTCCAGCAAGGGCGCACATTCAGACTACAAGTCGCACCACGACCAGGAGGGCTATAAGAATTTGGGAAGCCACGGGGCGCACGGGAAATCCTACTTCAAAAAGCATGGTGAGCATGGCGAGTATGGTCATCAGCATAACAGCGCTCTGTACAAAGGAGGTCACCACGCCGGCGGTCAAGGATACCACGATCATGGGCTCAAGTATCTCTCTCCCCATCATCACGCTTACGGAAAATAA